In the genome of Desulfofalx alkaliphila DSM 12257, the window ATACTCTATGGTAGCAGAGAACTACCAAGCCATCCCCCTCCAATTTATGTTCAGCTTGAGTTGCTTGTTCTTTAGGCATAGGAGAACAGCCAAGATAGCTTGTAAGTATTAATACCAACAACAAAAAACCACATGCGCGCCTCAATCAAAACCCTTCCTTTCGGAGAAGCCCTAAACAATACTAAGCACCTAAAGTCCTCCGCTCAGGGCTTTCCCATTTACCGGCATGCTCAAGTTTGCCAAAAATGCCCTTTGGTGCTGTCCACACTATGGTTAATGCACCGACAACAAAGAAAAAGAAAATATACACGGGAACCCAGAAAAAAGACCGGTACAGTGTGGGATCGTAACGTCTATTAATGAATATGGATGTTGCCATTTGGACAATACAGGCAATGGAGATAAGGGCCCCAAGCCAGGCCGGAATCGGGCTAACCCCCATTGGTGCTAATTCAAATAGATATGTGGTAACCCAAAAGACTGATCCCAATACAAATACAAAGGACCAGAAAAAACTCAAAACCGTCTCCAGGTAGGCTGGATAGAGATAGCGGTACCTAAGGTCTTTAAATATACCTTTATGTGTACGCAAAAGGTGCCAGCCTCCTAAGGCCCAGCGTTTCCTTTGCTTCCAGTATTCCTTGACCGTGGCCGGACACTGGATAAAAGCTATTGCCTGCGGCATAAACCAAACTTCATAGAAATGGCGCTGCATACGCCAAGTAATATCAATATCTTCAGTGGCAGTATAGGGCGAAAAGCCGCCCACTTCTTTCAGCACCTCTGTCCTATAGGCAGCGGCACAGCCGGATACGGTAAACACACGTCCAACAACCCTTTGAGCACGTTTAATCAAGCTAATGATGGACGAAAACTCTGCAGTTTGTATTTTTTCAAGAAGATTATTACGTTTAAGGGCAAAAGGATTGCCAGTAACTGCGCCCAGCCTCGGCTGGGTACAAAATGGGGCAACAAGGTATTTTAGTGCTGAAGGGGTAAGTAGGGTATCGGCATCAATTACTACTGTTATTGAGCTTGTCACAGTGTCCAGGCCGTAATTCAAAGCCCGGGCCTTACCGCCGTTTTCTTCAAGATTTATAAGGTGAAAATTTTTATTATGGCGCATCATACCTTCTATAATTGCTGCTGTATCGTCGGTGGAAGCATCATTAATAAATACCACTTTATAATTGGGATAGGATAGAATCATTAAGCTAGTGCAAGTGGCAGCAATACTGGCCGACTCGTTGTAGCAAGGCACAAGAATAGTCACAGGCGGCCAATGATCGGGCCAGTTGCTTCTTTCTTTATCTGGGTCCCTTTCCCGACGCCACCAGTAATAAAGCCCTAAAACGACCCATACTACACTTATATAAAAAGGATAAATAAAAACATACCAACTAAGAAAACCGTATACTGTCATTTGAACCCCTTCTATCTTCTTTTCTATTCCTTGATAGTCTCTAATAATTGTTTTGTCAAATAAACCACAAAGATGCCATAAAGCCCGCGGGCAGTTATTCTATCAATGATTTCCGGAGTGATAACTTCCCCCTTCATCAATACCACCCTTCCTTTATCATCCTTAAAGTCTTCTTGTACATTTATACCGATAATAGGGTTTTGATGGGGATCATTCGATTCCATTATTAAAGGCAAAACCTTGCGCCTATTGTTTTTATAATAACGCCGCTTATGATAACCGGCCCATAACAAGGCGCTGCAACCCAGTAGAACCGCCCATAAAAGTGTGATTAAGCCAATTCTAATAAGAGAAGCCACAGCATCGGGCACAAAGAGTTCCTGCCACCATAGACGGGCCAGCATATACCAGCCGATGGCTGCCAATAACCAGACGACGGCAAAAACAAGCACAGCCCATGTCCCTAGGGTTGCAC includes:
- a CDS encoding glycosyltransferase; protein product: MTVYGFLSWYVFIYPFYISVVWVVLGLYYWWRRERDPDKERSNWPDHWPPVTILVPCYNESASIAATCTSLMILSYPNYKVVFINDASTDDTAAIIEGMMRHNKNFHLINLEENGGKARALNYGLDTVTSSITVVIDADTLLTPSALKYLVAPFCTQPRLGAVTGNPFALKRNNLLEKIQTAEFSSIISLIKRAQRVVGRVFTVSGCAAAYRTEVLKEVGGFSPYTATEDIDITWRMQRHFYEVWFMPQAIAFIQCPATVKEYWKQRKRWALGGWHLLRTHKGIFKDLRYRYLYPAYLETVLSFFWSFVFVLGSVFWVTTYLFELAPMGVSPIPAWLGALISIACIVQMATSIFINRRYDPTLYRSFFWVPVYIFFFFVVGALTIVWTAPKGIFGKLEHAGKWESPERRTLGA